From a single Enterobacteriaceae endosymbiont of Donacia bicoloricornis genomic region:
- the lipA gene encoding lipoyl synthase, translating into MFFFKINNLYNMKKKNLKKPDWIKIRFSVKNINKIKKIKSILKNNGLYTVCEEASCPNLVECFSKGQLTFMILGNICTRNCPYCDVTHGRPKIKYDENEASNLAEIIFEMGLKYVVITSVNRDDLHDGGAYQFINCIKKIREKNTNIKIEILVPDFKNCIEKALNILSYNLPDVFNHNIETVERLYYKIRPSGKYQKSLILLKKFKNLFPHILTKSGLMVGLGETKKELFNTIKDLKYNKVDIITIGQYLQPSKKHIPVYRYLNLNEFSQIKKEAEKIGFKKVICGPFIRSSYNAEKFFF; encoded by the coding sequence ATATTTTTTTTTAAAATAAATAATTTATATAATATGAAAAAAAAAAATTTAAAAAAACCTGATTGGATCAAAATTAGATTTTCAGTAAAAAATATTAATAAAATAAAAAAAATTAAATCTATTTTAAAAAATAATGGATTATATACAGTTTGTGAAGAAGCATCTTGCCCTAATTTAGTAGAATGTTTTAGTAAAGGACAATTAACTTTTATGATTTTAGGTAATATATGTACAAGAAATTGTCCATATTGTGATGTAACACACGGAAGACCAAAAATAAAATATGATGAAAATGAAGCTTCTAATTTAGCTGAAATTATTTTTGAAATGGGATTAAAATATGTTGTTATTACTTCTGTAAATCGTGATGATTTGCATGATGGAGGAGCATATCAATTTATTAATTGTATAAAAAAAATACGAGAAAAAAATACTAATATAAAAATAGAAATATTAGTTCCCGATTTTAAAAACTGTATAGAAAAAGCTTTAAATATATTAAGTTACAACTTACCTGATGTTTTTAATCATAATATAGAAACAGTAGAACGTTTATACTATAAAATACGTCCTTCTGGGAAATATCAAAAATCTTTAATATTATTAAAAAAATTTAAAAACTTATTTCCTCATATTTTAACTAAATCTGGATTAATGGTTGGTTTAGGAGAAACAAAAAAAGAATTATTTAATACAATAAAAGATCTAAAATATAATAAAGTTGATATCATTACTATAGGACAATATTTACAACCTAGTAAAAAACATATACCTGTATATAGGTATCTTAATCTAAATGAATTTTCTCAAATTAAAAAAGAAGCAGAAAAAATTGGTTTTAAAAAAGTAATATGTGGTCCTTTTATACGTTCTTCATATAATGCAGAAAAATTTTTCTTTTAA
- the cspE gene encoding transcription antiterminator/RNA stability regulator CspE yields the protein MSKIKGNVKWFNESKGFGFITPEDGSKDVFVHFSAIQSSGFKTLTEGQRVEFEITNGAKGPSAANVVAL from the coding sequence ATGTCCAAGATTAAAGGTAACGTTAAGTGGTTTAATGAATCTAAAGGTTTTGGTTTCATTACTCCTGAAGATGGTAGTAAAGATGTTTTTGTACATTTTTCTGCAATTCAAAGTAGTGGTTTTAAAACATTAACCGAAGGCCAAAGAGTAGAATTTGAGATTACTAACGGAGCCAAAGGACCTTCTGCTGCTAATGTTGTTGCTCTTTAA
- a CDS encoding enoyl-ACP reductase FabI, with amino-acid sequence MYLLSGKRILITGILNKYSIAYGIACTMYKHKANLIFSYQNKKNKEKIKQLVKKMTQNPIIKCDVSKDRDIKHLFFKISKIWNKFDGFVHSIAFTPNNSLKEDFIKNTSRLTFQTAHDISSYSLLGMVRECINFLNQKSSIIVLTYLGSRIVFPNYHIMGLAKASLEANIRYIAYNIGNKNIRINGISPAPIKTIASSQIKNINNFIKLYKKNSPLSEKITIKHIGNVATFLASNLSLGITGEIINLDSGFNIKEIFEK; translated from the coding sequence ATGTATTTATTATCAGGAAAAAGAATATTAATTACTGGTATTTTAAATAAATATTCTATTGCATATGGAATAGCATGTACTATGTATAAACATAAAGCAAATTTAATATTTTCCTATCAAAATAAAAAAAATAAAGAAAAAATAAAACAATTAGTAAAAAAAATGACGCAAAATCCAATTATAAAATGTGATGTCTCAAAAGATAGAGATATTAAACATTTATTTTTTAAAATATCAAAAATATGGAATAAATTTGATGGTTTTGTACATTCTATTGCATTTACCCCTAATAATAGTTTAAAAGAAGATTTTATTAAAAATACATCTCGTTTAACATTTCAAACTGCACATGATATTAGTTCTTATAGTTTGTTGGGTATGGTAAGGGAATGTATAAATTTTTTAAATCAAAAATCTTCAATTATTGTATTAACTTATTTAGGATCAAGAATTGTTTTTCCTAATTATCATATTATGGGATTAGCAAAAGCCTCATTAGAAGCTAATATTCGTTATATAGCATATAATATTGGTAATAAAAATATTAGAATTAATGGTATTTCTCCTGCGCCAATAAAAACTATTGCATCTTCACAAATAAAAAATATTAATAATTTTATAAAATTATATAAAAAAAATAGTCCTTTATCAGAAAAAATTACTATAAAACATATAGGAAACGTTGCTACTTTTTTAGCTTCAAATTTATCTTTAGGTATAACAGGAGAAATAATAAACTTAGATTCTGGATTTAATATAAAAGAAATATTTGAAAAATAA
- a CDS encoding Re/Si-specific NAD(P)(+) transhydrogenase subunit alpha: MIIGIPKEKYLKEKRVAMTPLNIKKLIKLGFKVNVEKGAGILSYFQDQDFVNSGAKIVENKKIWESNIIIKIHPLDLEETKLIKKNSILISFIWPNKNSILLNILVEKNITTLAMDTVPRISRAQSLDALSSMNNLAGYRSIIESINLLQRTPNGQITAAGKILPAKIMVIGAGVAGLSAIGTAKSLGAKVIAFDKRKEVKEQIHSMGAEFLELKEPQEDNDYEYKTLSSKKKLQLEKDYFSNIVKTTDIIITTAVILNKKAPILITKDMVKLMKPGSIIFDLAIENGGNCELTKINKIITTNNNIKILGFTNLPSKLAPQASQLYSTNIINLMNLLSKNNLGKIFINLEDEIIRNMTIIYNNKIIWPAPKIILKETKKEIDEKNNFKQKKNISDIKQKTCFFKSNYFLYTIGLFCIYYIIDSIPREIIPHFMIFLLSCIIGYYVVWNVDHKLHTPLMSVTNAISGIIIIGSILQINSNYFTIIILAFLGTLLSSINIFGGLTITQRMLQMFYKN; encoded by the coding sequence ATGATAATTGGGATACCGAAAGAAAAATATTTAAAAGAAAAAAGAGTAGCAATGACTCCTTTAAATATTAAAAAATTAATAAAATTAGGATTTAAAGTAAATGTTGAAAAAGGAGCCGGAATTCTTTCTTATTTCCAAGATCAAGATTTTGTAAATTCAGGAGCAAAAATAGTAGAAAATAAAAAAATTTGGGAATCAAATATAATAATAAAAATCCATCCTCTTGATCTGGAAGAAACTAAACTTATAAAAAAAAATAGTATATTAATTAGTTTTATTTGGCCAAATAAAAATAGTATATTACTAAATATACTAGTAGAAAAAAATATAACTACTCTTGCAATGGATACAGTTCCAAGAATATCTAGAGCACAATCTTTGGATGCTTTAAGTTCAATGAATAATTTAGCTGGTTATAGAAGTATTATAGAATCTATAAATTTATTACAAAGAACACCTAATGGACAAATAACAGCTGCAGGTAAAATTTTACCAGCTAAAATAATGGTTATTGGAGCAGGAGTAGCTGGATTATCAGCTATAGGAACTGCTAAAAGTTTGGGAGCAAAAGTAATTGCTTTTGATAAAAGGAAAGAAGTAAAAGAACAAATTCATAGTATGGGTGCTGAATTTTTAGAATTAAAAGAACCACAAGAAGATAATGATTATGAATATAAAACTCTTTCGTCAAAAAAAAAATTACAATTAGAAAAAGATTATTTTAGTAATATTGTAAAAACAACAGATATTATTATTACAACAGCAGTAATTTTAAATAAAAAAGCACCTATCTTAATTACTAAAGATATGGTTAAATTAATGAAACCAGGTAGTATTATTTTTGATCTTGCAATTGAAAATGGTGGTAATTGCGAATTAACAAAAATAAATAAAATAATTACTACAAATAATAATATAAAAATATTAGGGTTCACTAATTTACCTAGTAAATTAGCACCACAAGCTTCACAATTATATAGTACTAATATTATTAATTTAATGAATTTATTATCTAAAAACAATTTAGGTAAAATTTTTATTAATTTAGAAGATGAAATCATAAGAAATATGACCATTATTTATAATAATAAAATTATTTGGCCTGCACCAAAAATTATATTAAAAGAAACAAAAAAAGAAATAGATGAAAAAAATAATTTTAAACAAAAAAAAAATATTTCAGATATAAAACAAAAAACATGTTTTTTTAAAAGTAATTATTTTTTATATACAATAGGATTGTTTTGTATCTATTACATAATAGACTCTATTCCTAGAGAAATAATTCCTCATTTTATGATCTTTTTATTATCCTGTATAATAGGATATTATGTTGTATGGAATGTAGATCATAAATTACATACTCCATTAATGTCTGTCACAAATGCAATTTCTGGTATTATTATTATTGGTTCTATATTACAAATAAATAGTAATTATTTTACTATAATTATATTAGCATTTTTAGGAACTCTATTATCTAGCATTAATATTTTTGGAGGATTAACCATTACTCAACGTATGTTACAAATGTTTTATAAAAATTAA